The proteins below are encoded in one region of Parvicella tangerina:
- a CDS encoding cysteine desulfurase family protein — protein MKVYLDNAATTPIDEDVWKSMEPFLKEHFGNPSSTHSFGRTAKNGVESARRSIAKVLNVQPGQIIFTGSGTEANNTILHSAVRKGVKHIITSPIEHHAVLHTLEALEITEEIEISYVNLDINGNVELEHLELLLNKYSGKNTLVSLMHVNNEIGTILPLEKVGGICKRYGVLFHSDTVQSIGTLPINLSDSLVDFATCSAHKFHGPKGVGFIYVSDISRLSSFIHGGGQERGHRAGTENVASIIGMSKALEKAVEAMDQNLAHLIKLKSHFLKGIEQISNKVQVVGNIEENLASPKILNLCFPEKLIDDLFLFNLDLKGVAASGGSACSSGSNQGSHVIPLIKGISDCRAIRFSFSKFNTLEEIDYALSQIRSIVSN, from the coding sequence ATGAAAGTATATCTAGATAACGCTGCGACCACCCCAATAGATGAAGATGTTTGGAAATCGATGGAGCCTTTTTTGAAGGAGCATTTCGGAAATCCTTCGTCTACGCATTCGTTTGGTAGAACAGCAAAAAACGGAGTAGAATCTGCAAGGAGAAGTATTGCAAAAGTACTGAACGTGCAACCTGGTCAAATCATCTTTACAGGAAGTGGCACTGAAGCTAATAACACCATATTACATAGCGCTGTTAGAAAAGGGGTTAAGCATATTATCACAAGTCCAATTGAACATCACGCTGTACTTCACACTTTAGAAGCTCTTGAAATAACTGAAGAGATCGAGATAAGCTACGTTAATTTAGATATCAACGGCAACGTAGAACTCGAACATCTAGAGTTATTATTAAATAAGTACTCTGGAAAGAACACACTTGTCTCCTTAATGCATGTCAATAATGAAATCGGAACGATCTTGCCGCTTGAAAAAGTGGGAGGCATCTGTAAAAGATACGGTGTTTTATTTCACAGCGATACGGTTCAATCCATAGGTACTTTGCCCATCAACCTAAGTGATTCTCTTGTAGATTTTGCTACTTGTTCAGCACATAAGTTCCACGGACCGAAAGGCGTGGGTTTTATTTACGTCAGTGACATCTCGAGGCTATCCTCGTTCATTCATGGAGGTGGTCAAGAAAGAGGTCACCGAGCTGGCACAGAAAATGTGGCCAGTATCATCGGCATGAGTAAAGCTCTAGAAAAAGCTGTCGAAGCTATGGATCAAAACCTAGCGCACCTGATCAAGTTGAAAAGTCATTTTCTGAAAGGAATCGAGCAAATCAGTAACAAGGTTCAAGTTGTTGGAAATATTGAAGAAAATCTTGCTTCTCCTAAAATTCTAAACCTCTGCTTCCCTGAAAAACTGATTGACGATCTTTTCCTTTTCAACCTTGACCTTAAAGGTGTTGCAGCCTCAGGCGGAAGCGCTTGTTCTTCAGGCAGCAATCAGGGTTCACACGTTATCCCTCTGATTAAAGGTATTTCAGACTGCAGAGCCATTCGATTTTCATTTAGTAAGTTCAATACCCTTGAAGAGATTGATTACGCGCTCTCACAGATCAGATCAATCGTCTCTAACTAG
- the glpK gene encoding glycerol kinase GlpK yields the protein MKFIISLDQGTTSSRSILFNSKGEEVYVAQKEFKQFFPKSGWVEHDPNEIISTQMETLREVIHHSKKLDGEVIALGITNQRETIVAWQKSTGKAIYNAIVWQDTRTSDFCRTIKESYGDLIKKSTGLIVDSYFSGSKAKWILDNVEEASQLAEAQDLAFGTIDSWLIWNLTDGMTHATDVSNASRTMLFDIHELSWKQELLDIFGIPAHTLPKVMNSSDQYGSTLVEGLAIPICSAIGDQQAALFGQCCFTEGQAKNTYGTGCFMLLNTGKKPVASNSGLLSTVGWRIGKETTYALEGSVFVAGAAIQWLRDGLKILNDASESEALALSAGDTSELIVVPAFAGLGAPYWDMFARGAILGITRDTGRAEITKATLESLALQVRDVLLAMTKDSKIDLASLNVDGGASSNNFLMQFQSDVLNKPIDRPVCKESTALGAAFLAGIEVGLWTLNDLVNIRKSERVFNPQMENNVVEQKVQKWNKAIERVKNWVD from the coding sequence ATGAAGTTTATCATCAGCTTAGATCAGGGAACAACAAGCTCAAGGAGCATTCTTTTTAATTCTAAAGGAGAGGAAGTCTATGTGGCTCAAAAAGAATTCAAGCAGTTTTTTCCCAAGTCTGGATGGGTTGAACATGACCCTAACGAAATCATTTCGACACAAATGGAGACGCTAAGAGAGGTGATTCACCATTCAAAGAAACTAGACGGGGAAGTGATCGCTTTGGGAATCACCAATCAACGGGAAACCATCGTTGCTTGGCAAAAGTCTACAGGAAAAGCCATCTATAACGCGATTGTGTGGCAAGACACCAGAACATCTGACTTTTGCAGAACTATTAAAGAAAGTTATGGTGATCTCATCAAAAAAAGTACAGGTCTAATCGTGGACTCCTATTTCTCTGGGAGTAAAGCAAAATGGATTCTTGACAATGTGGAAGAAGCAAGTCAACTCGCAGAAGCACAAGATCTTGCTTTTGGCACCATCGACTCTTGGTTAATCTGGAACCTTACTGACGGTATGACGCATGCTACTGATGTGAGCAATGCTTCTCGAACGATGCTTTTTGATATTCACGAACTTTCCTGGAAGCAAGAACTTCTGGATATTTTTGGAATACCTGCTCATACCCTACCAAAAGTCATGAACTCTTCAGACCAATATGGTTCAACTCTTGTTGAAGGCTTAGCGATTCCTATTTGCAGTGCCATTGGGGACCAGCAAGCCGCTTTATTTGGTCAGTGTTGTTTTACAGAGGGACAAGCAAAAAACACGTATGGTACAGGTTGCTTTATGCTCCTTAATACTGGCAAAAAGCCTGTAGCCAGTAATAGTGGACTATTAAGCACCGTAGGCTGGAGAATCGGGAAAGAAACTACCTACGCTCTCGAAGGAAGTGTTTTTGTTGCAGGAGCTGCAATTCAGTGGCTTAGAGATGGATTAAAGATCTTAAACGATGCTTCTGAATCAGAAGCTCTTGCTCTTTCCGCTGGTGATACTTCTGAATTAATTGTAGTACCCGCATTTGCTGGTTTAGGAGCCCCATACTGGGATATGTTCGCAAGAGGAGCTATACTGGGGATAACCCGCGATACCGGAAGAGCTGAGATCACTAAAGCAACCCTCGAATCACTTGCACTACAAGTGAGAGATGTACTTTTAGCAATGACTAAGGACTCAAAGATCGACCTTGCATCTTTGAACGTAGATGGTGGCGCAAGTAGCAACAATTTCCTTATGCAATTTCAATCTGATGTCTTGAACAAACCAATTGACAGGCCCGTTTGCAAGGAATCAACAGCCTTAGGAGCTGCATTTCTGGCTGGAATTGAAGTTGGTCTGTGGACCTTAAACGATCTGGTAAACATTCGTAAATCTGAGCGAGTTTTTAATCCTCAAATGGAAAACAATGTGGTAGAACAAAAAGTTCAGAAATGGAATAAAGCCATTGAACGTGTGAAGAATTGGGTTGATTAA
- a CDS encoding IS1595 family transposase → MTIEERLQYVEEIRRKVLGEDLMFHRSGHIDGRPNCPHCKSEDIYKNGKYKDKQKYVCKSCGKGFGLLTGTCVHRIHKKELWGSFIDMTLQSFSIRDISKKLGLSIQTVFDWRHKLLSSIENIDSKEFKGIVEMDDVQMRFNQKGRKTGFIEEKRRTIIGINRHGNRQSFRLKKKRKRGISNDQVSFLLCIDRYGTIETGLLKIGKISIKSLGYCLNDKFVSRFNTDNIFVTDECKSYNLLQMYGFDHESLNIRRKEWSRGTFHLNTLNNTDGRFKSWIKSSFSSVSTKYLNNYLNYFKVLKFILDSDNKVEDFIKKSLKDDSTQVRFSKIENSYWNFVNSFSI, encoded by the coding sequence ATGACCATTGAAGAACGTCTTCAATATGTTGAGGAAATAAGAAGGAAAGTTCTTGGAGAAGATTTGATGTTTCATCGTTCTGGTCATATTGATGGTAGACCAAACTGTCCACATTGTAAATCTGAAGATATATATAAAAACGGAAAGTATAAGGATAAACAAAAATACGTTTGTAAGTCTTGTGGAAAGGGGTTTGGTCTATTAACTGGTACTTGTGTTCATAGAATTCATAAGAAGGAGTTGTGGGGTAGTTTTATTGATATGACCCTACAATCTTTTTCAATTCGAGATATATCAAAGAAGTTAGGTTTAAGTATTCAAACTGTATTTGATTGGAGACATAAATTACTTTCAAGTATAGAAAATATAGATTCTAAAGAATTTAAGGGTATCGTTGAAATGGACGATGTTCAAATGAGATTTAATCAAAAAGGACGTAAAACAGGGTTTATTGAAGAAAAAAGACGAACTATTATAGGAATTAATAGACATGGTAATCGTCAATCATTTAGACTAAAGAAGAAAAGAAAACGAGGTATTAGTAATGATCAGGTATCTTTTTTACTCTGTATTGATCGTTATGGAACTATTGAAACAGGACTTCTAAAAATAGGTAAGATTTCAATTAAGAGTCTTGGGTATTGTCTAAACGATAAGTTTGTTAGTCGATTTAATACTGATAATATTTTTGTTACTGACGAATGTAAATCTTACAATTTACTTCAAATGTACGGATTTGATCATGAATCCTTAAATATAAGAAGAAAGGAATGGTCAAGAGGAACATTCCATCTTAACACATTGAATAATACGGATGGTCGTTTTAAATCATGGATTAAGAGTAGTTTCAGTTCAGTTTCAACTAAGTATTTGAACAACTATTTGAATTATTTCAAAGTATTGAAGTTTATACTTGATTCAGATAATAAAGTGGAAGATTTTATAAAGAAAAGTCTTAAAGACGACTCTACACAAGTACGATTCTCCAAAATAGAAAACTCATACTGGAATTTTGTAAATTCTTTCAGTATTTAG
- a CDS encoding T9SS type B sorting domain-containing protein: MKKILSLLTVLSVSLSMWASHVPGGNITYECLGNNQYLITLTLFEDCGTAFETSADEPISISNDCGIAGLTTLSLTNTVFQQEVSQLCSSQLPLSECAGGNMPGVYMHQWQGVVTLPADCDSWVFSYSSCCRNTSTNASSSSANYYWESVLNSQTAPCNNSPVITGQPIPYNCVNQPVVYNFGVYEPDGDNLVYSLVPAATSATGTITYSGGYSGASPIPGITIDPATGEINFTPTTVGNYIVAVLIEEYDANGNLVGSIIQDFQFEVISCAGNNNPVPPAGGVSNVTGTGFSTGPNDVQLCEGDDICFDVVFTDATTDSIYLTSNLANVFPNGTFTQTSWIGGSATATICFTVPGGANPFSVISINANDNACPVVGVSSMSVGVTVVSSTTAGADETICLGTGVQLQATGGSNFQWSLVSGDPITPANFSCTNCPDPIANPSVTSVYEVTSNLSGGCTNTDQITVNVVPDFQYSLTQSATTSCLNSEIQLEVAPTPAGNYSYTWSPAADLSSTTIANPTLTPTSPGNYQYAVEVVSQDGCVKNDTIDINVAAAYAPDVTVTANQTNIMCGDTVQFTTDLGGGVPATCGPSPNTTCSAAASQMTIGTGTTNISSAPSPFYGFYEDNRVQMIYLASELQAAGFVGGKITEVGFFITSLNSSQGYSNFNIKMACTGLSDMSGNTSFETGLTPVYSNTLYNPMTGWNDFTLTTAYEWDGISNLIVEVCFDNNSWTSTDQVAQTATANALTLYEYTDGSTGCSLSGTNFSFGPSNNRPNLRFTSCPTIPDPNNYSFDWTSTVVGTQITNPTDQDPFALPMETQDIQLVVTDLNGGCTDTVVTHIDVLCDTCQAPVPTLTDVTCFGGADGEILATPYGLNGPPFDLELRDPATLAILESAPGVATNYTFDDLAAGSYMVRSYDTTGCWADTVVTIEEPPQMTLNTSQDTIVCIGGTATMTASATGGNSSSYSYVWSGLAGTTSSQNASPTAVTTYDVYALDPLGCSSDTLGITVNMYPPILTTPSDPDTVCPGFSGTVGVTPNGGFGGFYSYLWTDSDGNSVGMLNAVSVTPDESPETYYVEVTDGCETPAAYDSVTVYWYDVPQPYLSADVTEGCYPVEVNFTNDTDPNMLASCYWEFGDGSTSNDCGDQFHSYGDVGVYDVSLTVTSPDGCVGDTTYAALIEAFDYPVADFGIFPNPVTILEPTTTMYDSSSSDVTSFEWNFGENGILGSSSTQNPEFTFPDDSATNFTVELIVTNANGCTDTTENIVVMNGVYSFYVPSAFTPNADGINDKFYPQGEGVDPLEYEMYIFDRWGNKIFESSEAYSEWDGTINSQPAPEGVYVWKIITNDVYLDTKHENIGHVTLIR; this comes from the coding sequence ATGAAGAAGATTTTAAGCTTATTAACTGTTCTTAGCGTTTCGCTTTCAATGTGGGCGTCTCACGTACCTGGAGGGAATATTACTTATGAATGTCTGGGTAATAATCAATACCTAATTACCTTAACCTTATTCGAGGATTGCGGAACTGCTTTTGAAACAAGTGCCGATGAACCGATTAGCATATCCAATGATTGTGGTATAGCAGGGTTGACAACATTAAGTTTAACGAATACTGTTTTTCAACAAGAAGTTTCTCAGTTATGTTCTAGTCAGCTTCCACTATCTGAATGTGCAGGGGGGAATATGCCTGGTGTTTACATGCATCAATGGCAAGGCGTGGTTACACTACCAGCTGATTGTGATTCTTGGGTGTTTTCTTACAGCTCTTGCTGCCGAAATACAAGTACCAATGCATCAAGTTCTTCGGCTAATTATTATTGGGAATCTGTTTTGAACAGTCAGACAGCACCCTGTAATAATTCTCCAGTGATTACGGGTCAGCCAATACCGTATAATTGTGTGAATCAGCCGGTTGTCTATAATTTTGGGGTTTATGAACCAGACGGAGATAATTTAGTTTATTCTTTGGTGCCAGCTGCTACGTCTGCTACAGGTACAATTACTTACAGTGGTGGTTACTCAGGAGCTTCTCCAATTCCGGGGATTACAATTGATCCTGCCACAGGGGAAATCAATTTTACTCCAACGACAGTAGGAAACTACATTGTCGCTGTTCTAATAGAAGAGTATGATGCAAACGGCAATCTTGTGGGAAGCATCATTCAAGATTTTCAGTTTGAGGTGATTAGTTGTGCAGGTAATAACAATCCCGTTCCGCCTGCCGGTGGAGTCTCAAATGTTACAGGTACTGGTTTCTCAACAGGACCTAATGATGTTCAGCTTTGCGAAGGAGATGATATTTGTTTTGACGTGGTATTTACTGACGCCACTACCGACTCGATCTACTTGACATCGAATCTTGCAAACGTTTTTCCGAACGGTACTTTTACTCAAACTTCATGGATAGGTGGTTCAGCTACGGCTACTATTTGTTTTACAGTGCCAGGTGGTGCTAACCCTTTCTCGGTTATTTCGATTAATGCAAATGATAATGCATGTCCAGTAGTTGGTGTTAGTTCGATGTCTGTGGGAGTCACAGTTGTTTCGAGTACCACAGCTGGAGCTGATGAAACCATTTGTTTAGGAACAGGAGTTCAGCTGCAAGCAACGGGAGGATCAAATTTTCAGTGGTCATTGGTATCGGGAGACCCCATAACTCCTGCAAATTTCAGTTGTACGAATTGTCCAGACCCTATTGCTAACCCATCGGTTACGTCTGTTTATGAAGTGACCAGTAATTTATCTGGTGGATGTACGAATACAGATCAAATTACAGTAAACGTGGTTCCTGACTTTCAGTACTCATTGACTCAAAGTGCTACAACTTCTTGTTTGAATAGTGAAATTCAATTGGAAGTTGCTCCCACACCCGCAGGTAACTATAGCTATACTTGGTCTCCAGCAGCGGACCTGAGTTCGACAACTATTGCTAACCCAACGCTTACCCCTACTTCTCCAGGGAACTACCAATATGCTGTTGAAGTGGTTAGTCAGGATGGATGTGTGAAAAATGATACGATTGATATCAATGTGGCCGCAGCTTATGCGCCCGATGTTACGGTTACAGCAAATCAAACCAACATCATGTGTGGTGATACAGTTCAGTTTACCACTGATTTGGGTGGTGGCGTTCCAGCTACATGCGGACCAAGCCCGAATACGACTTGTTCTGCTGCTGCCTCTCAAATGACGATTGGTACCGGAACAACTAATATTTCATCCGCACCATCTCCTTTTTATGGCTTTTATGAAGATAACAGGGTGCAGATGATTTACTTGGCTTCTGAATTACAAGCCGCAGGTTTTGTTGGTGGAAAGATTACTGAGGTAGGATTTTTCATCACCTCTTTAAACAGTTCTCAAGGGTACTCAAATTTTAATATTAAAATGGCATGTACTGGCTTAAGCGATATGTCTGGGAATACATCTTTTGAAACAGGACTTACGCCTGTATATTCGAATACGCTTTACAACCCAATGACTGGTTGGAATGATTTTACCTTAACTACTGCTTATGAATGGGATGGAATTTCAAACCTGATTGTTGAAGTTTGTTTTGATAACAACTCATGGACAAGTACGGATCAGGTAGCGCAAACTGCAACAGCGAATGCTCTAACCTTATACGAATATACAGACGGCTCAACAGGTTGTTCGCTTTCAGGAACGAACTTTAGCTTCGGACCTTCAAACAATAGACCTAATTTGAGATTTACATCTTGTCCAACGATTCCTGACCCTAATAATTACTCTTTTGATTGGACCTCAACGGTTGTTGGAACACAGATTACTAATCCAACGGATCAGGATCCGTTTGCGTTACCAATGGAAACACAGGATATTCAGCTGGTTGTAACGGATTTGAACGGAGGATGCACGGATACCGTTGTAACACACATCGATGTACTATGTGATACATGTCAGGCACCTGTTCCTACACTTACTGATGTTACTTGCTTTGGTGGAGCGGATGGAGAGATACTTGCAACACCTTATGGGTTGAATGGACCTCCTTTTGATCTTGAGTTAAGAGACCCTGCTACATTAGCTATATTGGAATCCGCACCAGGAGTTGCCACTAATTATACGTTTGATGATTTAGCTGCCGGAAGTTATATGGTGAGGTCGTATGATACTACTGGTTGTTGGGCGGATACTGTTGTTACTATTGAAGAACCGCCTCAAATGACATTGAATACCTCTCAGGATACTATAGTGTGTATTGGTGGTACGGCTACAATGACGGCTAGTGCAACAGGAGGTAACTCATCAAGTTACTCTTATGTTTGGAGTGGGCTAGCGGGTACCACTAGTTCTCAAAACGCATCTCCTACTGCAGTAACGACTTATGATGTTTATGCGTTGGACCCTCTTGGGTGTTCTTCTGATACTTTAGGAATTACGGTTAACATGTATCCTCCTATTCTTACCACACCAAGTGATCCAGATACGGTTTGTCCTGGCTTCAGTGGTACGGTTGGTGTAACACCTAATGGCGGTTTTGGTGGTTTCTATAGCTACTTATGGACAGATAGTGATGGTAATTCTGTTGGAATGTTGAATGCTGTTTCGGTTACACCAGACGAATCTCCTGAGACTTATTATGTTGAGGTTACGGATGGTTGTGAAACTCCTGCTGCGTATGATTCTGTTACGGTTTACTGGTATGATGTGCCTCAACCTTATCTTTCTGCAGATGTTACAGAAGGGTGTTACCCAGTAGAGGTCAACTTTACAAATGATACGGATCCAAACATGCTAGCAAGTTGTTATTGGGAGTTTGGTGATGGATCTACCTCTAATGATTGTGGAGATCAGTTCCATAGTTATGGTGATGTAGGAGTCTATGATGTCTCATTGACGGTAACGAGTCCAGATGGATGTGTTGGTGACACTACGTATGCAGCTTTAATCGAAGCATTTGACTACCCGGTTGCTGATTTTGGAATATTCCCTAATCCAGTTACGATTCTTGAACCAACAACCACGATGTATGACTCTTCTTCGTCTGATGTTACATCATTTGAGTGGAATTTTGGAGAAAATGGTATTCTTGGGTCTTCATCAACTCAAAACCCAGAATTCACATTCCCTGATGATAGTGCAACTAATTTTACAGTTGAGCTTATTGTAACAAACGCTAATGGGTGTACGGATACCACTGAGAACATAGTTGTAATGAATGGAGTGTACAGTTTTTATGTTCCTTCAGCCTTTACACCCAATGCTGATGGTATAAATGATAAGTTTTATCCACAGGGTGAAGGGGTGGACCCGTTAGAATACGAAATGTATATTTTTGATAGATGGGGTAACAAAATATTTGAATCAAGCGAAGCCTATTCTGAATGGGACGGAACAATTAATTCTCAACCAGCTCCTGAAGGTGTATATGTTTGGAAAATCATAACTAATGATGTCTATCTCGATACGAAGCATGAGAATATTGGTCACGTCACATTGATTAGATAA
- a CDS encoding OmpA family protein: MKKIFLLGTLAFLGTVGVAQDGDDKNLVQNPSFESVDGKLKKLKSINKAAQWESPTALRADLYSTEKDGLPCSAPDNMYGKESPYDGSNYAGIVMYSYNNKEPRTYLQAQLIAPLRKDVTYCIKYYVSLSDLSKYAVNNFGMYFSKEGLILEEKGDIIIDKEKDKKYIAVNTDNRIYNERYNWIPVCATYTASGKENFITIGNFFNNKETEYEKLKKMEGFRTSQVPMAYYYLDQVEVFIMEDPAECACNQAQNEVLTSVVYNKNTASGDGFSIEEQVKLATVYFDIKKSKLESNMKGDLDILAGSLKANPEYKIKLHAHLDAEEGAIVRKNPDDIVCKDLDLKRAQAVKEYLVSKGVDETRISIEGHRDKEQVAFGTTSLDHAKNRRVEFELVE, encoded by the coding sequence ATGAAGAAAATTTTTCTTTTAGGAACATTAGCATTTTTAGGAACAGTTGGAGTAGCTCAGGATGGGGATGATAAGAACTTGGTCCAAAACCCTAGCTTTGAATCAGTAGATGGTAAACTGAAAAAGTTAAAGTCTATTAATAAAGCAGCGCAATGGGAGAGTCCAACAGCTTTGCGAGCTGATCTTTATTCTACTGAAAAGGATGGACTGCCATGTTCAGCCCCCGACAATATGTATGGAAAGGAATCTCCGTATGATGGTAGTAACTACGCAGGTATTGTGATGTATAGTTATAACAATAAGGAGCCAAGAACGTACTTGCAAGCGCAGTTGATAGCTCCTTTAAGGAAAGATGTTACCTATTGCATCAAGTATTATGTTTCCTTGTCTGATCTCAGTAAATATGCTGTGAATAATTTCGGGATGTACTTTTCAAAAGAAGGTCTTATCCTTGAAGAGAAAGGTGATATTATCATTGATAAGGAGAAGGATAAGAAATATATAGCCGTAAATACGGATAACAGGATCTACAACGAACGTTATAACTGGATTCCTGTATGTGCAACTTATACAGCTTCTGGAAAAGAGAACTTTATTACGATAGGGAATTTCTTTAACAACAAAGAAACTGAATACGAGAAGTTAAAGAAAATGGAAGGCTTTAGAACTTCTCAGGTTCCGATGGCTTATTATTACCTGGATCAAGTAGAAGTATTTATCATGGAAGATCCAGCAGAATGTGCTTGTAACCAAGCTCAGAACGAAGTGCTGACATCAGTAGTGTATAATAAAAATACAGCAAGTGGTGACGGGTTTTCGATCGAGGAACAAGTTAAACTTGCTACCGTCTACTTTGATATCAAAAAGAGTAAACTGGAGTCTAATATGAAAGGTGATCTTGATATTCTTGCAGGTTCATTAAAGGCAAACCCTGAGTACAAGATCAAACTTCATGCTCACCTGGATGCGGAAGAAGGTGCGATTGTGAGAAAAAATCCCGATGACATCGTTTGTAAGGATCTTGATCTTAAGAGAGCGCAAGCAGTGAAGGAATACTTGGTTAGTAAAGGTGTCGATGAAACAAGAATTTCAATTGAAGGTCACCGAGATAAAGAGCAAGTTGCTTTTGGAACGACTTCTCTAGATCACGCCAAGAATAGACGAGTTGAATTCGAATTGGTTGAATAA
- a CDS encoding MFS transporter, whose translation MKDILDDKTQQEDGSSTVKGNKKVMNAWAFYDWANSVYPLVITTAIFPIFYEGITSTENSDVVSFFGVEMINTALITIVSACYFLLIVFMMPVLTGIADASGNKKAFMRFFAYLGSFSCMSLAFFDETYLELSLVSYVLAGIGFWSSLVFYNSYLPDIAEEKDHDSLSAKGFSMGYIGSAILLIICLAMVMLVPDEHKELMSRLSFVLTGVWWFGFSHVTFARLPHRKSQLQFNKSVFSNGFKEIRKVFHAVRKIDGLKKFLSSFFVYSMAVQTIMIVATYFGTKEINWPDKATAQMGLIISVLLIQLIAIPGAIGLSKISERKGNRSALALVLILWVVICLSAFVVTEPMHFYIIAGFVGLVMGGIQSLSRSTYSKLIPQGTKDTSSFFSFYDISEKLGIVIGMLSYGLIEQLTGSMRNSIMALVVFFIIGLLLLFRVPKNATEVDDSLNL comes from the coding sequence ATGAAAGATATTCTGGATGATAAGACGCAGCAAGAGGACGGATCTTCTACTGTAAAAGGAAACAAAAAAGTCATGAATGCTTGGGCGTTCTACGATTGGGCTAACTCTGTTTACCCGTTGGTGATTACTACGGCAATTTTTCCAATTTTTTATGAAGGCATAACAAGTACCGAAAACTCTGATGTAGTTTCTTTTTTTGGCGTTGAAATGATCAATACGGCATTAATTACTATCGTAAGTGCTTGCTACTTTTTGTTGATTGTCTTCATGATGCCTGTATTGACAGGTATAGCAGATGCATCGGGTAATAAAAAGGCATTTATGAGATTCTTTGCTTATCTAGGGTCTTTTAGCTGTATGTCGCTTGCTTTCTTTGATGAAACCTACCTTGAATTGAGTTTGGTTTCTTATGTCTTGGCGGGGATTGGATTTTGGAGTAGCCTGGTTTTTTATAATTCCTATCTACCGGATATTGCTGAAGAAAAAGATCATGATAGTCTATCTGCCAAGGGGTTCTCAATGGGGTATATTGGAAGTGCTATTTTGCTCATAATCTGTTTAGCAATGGTTATGCTTGTTCCAGATGAACACAAAGAGCTTATGTCTCGCTTGAGCTTTGTGCTGACTGGCGTTTGGTGGTTTGGGTTTAGTCACGTGACCTTTGCCAGATTACCGCATCGAAAATCACAATTGCAATTTAATAAATCTGTTTTTTCTAATGGGTTCAAAGAGATTAGGAAGGTTTTTCATGCGGTACGAAAGATTGATGGTCTAAAAAAGTTTCTTTCATCATTTTTCGTTTATAGTATGGCTGTTCAAACCATAATGATCGTGGCTACGTATTTCGGTACCAAGGAAATAAATTGGCCAGATAAGGCAACGGCTCAAATGGGATTGATTATAAGTGTGTTGTTGATCCAGTTGATCGCAATTCCTGGAGCTATTGGTTTGTCCAAAATTTCAGAGCGAAAGGGAAATAGGTCTGCATTAGCTTTAGTTCTTATACTTTGGGTTGTTATATGTCTGAGCGCATTTGTAGTTACAGAACCAATGCATTTTTATATCATAGCCGGATTTGTAGGTTTAGTAATGGGAGGGATACAGTCGTTGTCCCGAAGTACCTACTCAAAGTTGATTCCGCAAGGAACTAAAGATACTTCATCATTCTTTTCATTTTATGATATCTCGGAAAAGTTAGGAATAGTCATAGGTATGCTATCTTATGGGTTAATTGAACAATTAACGGGTAGTATGCGAAACTCAATCATGGCTTTAGTAGTGTTCTTTATTATTGGCTTACTGCTGTTATTTAGAGTGCCCAAAAATGCCACAGAGGTGGATGATTCATTAAATTTGTAG